A segment of the Lolium perenne isolate Kyuss_39 chromosome 3, Kyuss_2.0, whole genome shotgun sequence genome:
ccggtggAAAGACGTGTCTCGTGGGACCCCTGGTCAATTTGACCTGGTCAGCGTTCCATCTGGCAGGTGACGTGGTCTAAGGCCCACCGATCAGCCTCCGGGGTAGATTAGCCCGGGTAACTTTAGCTTTTAGTTTTTAAATTTAAATCCAGAAAAGATCTGTAACTTTGAATTAAATTGTAAAATCcattttaactcagaaaaatataaatgagatatcaaaattcttagaaaagtaaactctatccaataaaaatataatatgaaatatttatttttaataaaaattgaattatttttaaatcattatttaagcctttaattttaattcttaattcaattaaaattcaataattaggaaaacttcagaaaataaataaaaaaccagtaactaaataaggaaaacattaaaattaattttcctttactattaatttattaaatccttgttaggaggatttaaaaccctaaataataattaccttaattattaattatttaaaaataataaaatgccaaattccatattatttttatttccaagttattaataacttcaaatataaaatgaagttattaaccatAGAACCAAATGATAAATAacaaaccctaaattccacatggaatgatattacaaccctatcatttcatgtgattcctaaaaccctaatccattcagGAACCCTAGAACCACTACCTCATGTGAACCTTAATTcgcttctaaacctaaaccctaggttaagaCATGTGATCAAGAGACATTGTATTCATATCTAGGTCTATAATTAGCCACTAAGTGCACATCCAggtccacataaaatataggagcCTATCACTAAGATTTtagcattccatgtgttcatcccctcaaacctagatgatcaaataggaacaCCTAAGTCTAAACCCTAAATTCCTATGATCAGCagtatcaaccttactcatacctatatagcatcacaccattgtgatgaactccattagcaaccatgctaatattgacatcatatcccatacacactaaaccctactagtgtgagatacttatgaatcatcctatttaggaaccaaccattctctacttagagatccaatggctaatacaagataaccacaaccttaattgtaatacttcttattatttaagaagtatgttcttcaaaagttattcttttgaagaaaataaggaatcatcatcaatcctgcctaataggacccaTAGCCAACAACCAGTTATCACCAGCAagatataccaaccttgatagccactatttataataaattgctcaagatgcctaggcttagctcaaccttacaagccctaggtgttgatgaatccaactaggttgtgatccatctactacttacaccagaaaccaattaaaaccatagaaaaccatagaactccacaaccctaattatcatacttgttctttatcaaagaacatgttcttcaaaagttattcttttgaagtatatgataattaatcattaaccatgccatatagggcTAAAACCAACCAATATTCATtaaatgttaggattataccaaaagttatagttgtgtgctattattattattgtgatgatatattgcagcacctgtttatgatactatgtaaccacacctgaataagaaccttgtttgtgaatcattctaaaagtgcaacgcaccctgaaccaatcaataCAACTCACTGAgcataaatcatcggggttagatcacgcttagaacgattgcatctcattcttatgcattattgcatccttgccaatcttttaaacatcgtccttaccggacgatgatgctatttcagaatttggagttattgcgtatcgaagaccttgtctgtataatcttgcagtcaagaaaggcaagttcatcgcttgctcatgtcatttgagtatctttatcaaattacttgcaaagtactatgattatcactattgcataaaaaccaaaaccactactttcataactatgaatatgactatgtggtgggcaatggaaccatggattgtgttgatatggtggaggttccattgcaagggtttatatccatctaggattaagcaacaaatgtcgccagtgattcttgtgccgcaatacccgtgttaaccataagatccagagtgggacggagtagtcaaaagtgtttccacctctcgttcatcaacggatgcgctttactgtagacacttgtatctgtcggcggcaagcggtaggctggggaagccttaagtccccacggcacagtccgtagacacttgtcgttcgaagaacaagcggtaggctggggaagccttaagtccccacggtattgcggtctatgatgggttgcagccaccggcgtaggagtgtatggtagagcccaacactgttgtcgcggtcggggtccaccctgaaattacgggaataatgggaccgacgtggacccagggtcggcgcatgcaataaagggtgggtgttcgaggtagcggaggaacatgattggctagaccttataccgggcctcacaccaaaggaagtgtggacggggagtacgcccggttggcaccaaggttaagatctcttatgggtaaagcaacacacctctgcagagtgtaaagaaccgtgacctgtcactccctgttccgggatatggaactgcgaacgcggccggaaaggagctccatgaagttctagtaaaccggtgaaggctgacggacatagttcttctgaataaaagcaaccttttgaagaaatggttatgaaaacttgcattggtattagactttctggtctaatatcgtagctagtgcattaaacacctctttcctataatgaacttgttgagtacgctcgtactcatcccactcttaaatcccctgcttagatatggaggcatcgaaggaggatctacagtgcaactcgaagaccgaggagtcaacaactacttcaagagacaggaccctgtcagaggagtcagtacacatccaacaaggagaaaacctagtttagccatagaaggaaactagcttcctatacctagctcctacttagctagaatctattcataagcctctatagctagtcaaatactctacaaatagagttcgtgataggattagactacgagtcgttcttctggagtttatttgcagatttacctcattgtaaagtaggaggctgtgatgatcttatgtaacagagtcaatgttgtaattctatagacataccttggacccgcatatgtttctgttgtaccactctgagcgatataatactagtggaacggtgtttcattggtgttatatcagacttgcatactacaccatgcagtggtatgccgggtcaccacaacattgttgacccgtacatggctttcgaccatggtAAAGATGCGTGCGATGCGCTCAaggccaaatttggggtctcggacgctgacactgaattgtatgtcatggagcaatactatgactacaaaatgactgatgagcgctccgtggttgagcaggctcatgagattcagtcccttgccaaagaactcgagcagtttaagtgtaccttactAGACAAATTTGTGGCCGCTGGCATTATTTCCAAGCTTTCTCCTTCGTGGATGAAttttgctacttctctgaaacataagagacaagagttttccgtttcggatctcattggctcgcttcatatggaagagaaggcgagagcaaaggacacacgcgctcgtagttttgagggaggttctagtgccaatgtggtacagaagaagaacttccaatctcacaagtctaagaataagaacaatagaaaaggcaagtttgacgagaagaacaaagcctccaactcaaccaacttcaagaggaagactccttataagaagaaagggaactaccatgtttgtggcgctcctggacattgggctcctgattgcccagaacgccatgatcggtgtgggaacagcggcaagtccgcaaatgttgttattggcattgatactgagatgaaggacattgggtacggtatttatcctactgtcctttcagtatgtaattctcctgattggtggatagacaccggagccaatacacatgtatgttctgatgtttctatgttttcttcttatcaggtcgcaaggGCTTCATCCGTGctgatgggaaacggctcacgtgcttctCTTCGTGGTGTTGGTATggtggatctgaagttcacttcgggaaagaccatccagctgaagaatgtgcagcacgttccctccattaataagaatctcgttagcagctcgcttttatgtcgagatggttttaagttggtttttgagtccaataaagttgtaatttccaagtgtggacaatttgttggaaagggttatgtgtgcggaggcttgttccacttatctttgtcagacttatgtactcaaattattaatcatgtttgcaatgatagtgagtccgatatttggcattcactactttgtcatattaattttgggtgcatgacgcggctagcgaatatgaatataattccgaaatttgctattgtcaagaaatccaagtgcAAAGTATGTGTGCAAGTTaagcaaccacgtaagtctcacaagactgcggaggcaagagacttggtaccgctggagcttatacattcgaatctttgtgaaatgaatggtgaattgacaaaaggagggaaaagatacttcatgactttaattgatgactctactcgatattgttatgtgtacctcctgaaatctaaagatgacgctcttaatcacttcaaaatcttcaaaggtgaagcagaaaaccaacttgatcgaaagatcaagcggctaaggtctGATCATGGTGGAGAGTATTTTGCAACGAGTTTGATTCcttttgtgcggaacatggtattatccatgagaggacgcctccctactcacctcagtcaaatggggtggccgaaagaaagaaccgtactctaactgatttggttaacgccatgttagatacatcgggtctatccaaAGCATGGTGTggggaggcgatattgactgcatgtcatatcctaaaccgtgtccccacaaagaacaaaaccattaccccttttgaggaatgggaaaggaaaaggttgaaactctcttacctacgaacttgggactgtatggcgaaagtaaatgtgtcgatacccaagaagcgcaatgacatgggcatacccttcgggtacccattattagtatacctggctcggcccaatatggagaagaccaaatatggagaaggcccaacaaggcaacccgaagaagtagtcgactaggactcttgtaaaaccctaggctggttgcatatataaagctagccagggcacccgaaataaaggGGGACAAGAGATAGATAGcaaatagacaacatagctccgcctacggcggcaccctgtaaacacatctatgatcatatactggattgctagcagcacgtagggatcctccaccgaggggacccgaagctgggtacgtcgtgtgcctaatctcgtccccggaatctccatcgtcgctcttcccgaaaaccctagtctacaatacgtaggcattgccgaggtattccctcgtcaattggcgccgtctgtggggactgcGACGattggattttgtcatccgggcgggatccatcGAATCTGTCATTAGCATCATCGGCAAGATTGTAGCCGGGAAAAAGAAGTCTGGTCATTCGTCATCAATTTGTCCAGATCGCATCTGAGAGGAAGATCGACATCTGAGAGGAAGATCGACAATATTGTCATTCACCGATTTCATCTGCAATGGGCGGTTTTGAGTTTCTCATCATCTCAGGCATCTCAGGCAGCCAATCTAGAATGCAACACCTTCGAGTTAGCATCAGAGTACAGGATCCTGCGGGTTTGGCAAGGACTCGTTTGTTCCGTCGGCTTACTCATTCAATTAGTCAAATTGTCGGCTGCATAACCGGTTACAAGGAATACAAAAAAGGAAGGAGAAAGAAGAAAAGGGAAAAAACAATTCCCGAGGAAAACAAACAGGCTTCACCACTACTATGTTGCTCGATTCTTGGTTTGCTCCACGTGACCGTGTCTCCAGTCAGAGGTTTGACATGTTACCGTGAAAGCCACGAATTGCACTCCAGATCAACTGACGTCATGGAGCACCATCACAAGCGAAGGACTAAGAAAAGGCGGGTCATCATTATTACCTCACGTCAAGATCAAGTTACAAATAAAAGGAGAGGAAGCATGTCCAAACCATGGGGAGAATCAGCTTGGGCTGCTTGGCCATAAAATTCGCCGACGAAAGAAGATTCGGAAAAGTATAGGAAGCAAagccaaatttttatggattaaaaaaaaaaaaacagattcAACAGCGCCACGCATCCGCTACGTTGAAGGACCCGCGTATCTGCGGCTCATCCGATACATGGACCAGATCGGAACAAACTTCGGCTTCTTCGCCGCGCATAGTCGCCACACTCGGGGGCTCGCTTGTCGCATCGCGGACTCGATATATTCGGGAGATCACCCGTCACGGAACCATGACTTCATCGACTACTACTACATGGATCCGATCGCAATAAAACTTTGACTTCCGCTGCTGCGTCGACCCCGTTCGCCATGGCGCTCACTACGCTTGGGGGCCTATCCATCGAGGATCTACCACATCTACTATGTCCAACGCTTCGACTGCGCCGGCCGGACGACCTACTTCCACGTCGACTCCGCCACGCCCGATACAAAAAAGCTAAGAGTTCCTCTTCCGAGAGTTAATCATTATTTACTTTTGCCACATCAGAATACTCGGGGGCTACGCcattacttcgttaccacaaatatactcggttacttggtggatttattttcttcggctatggatatatcttctccggttcagtggaattatttgctccggttcagtggaattattttcttcggcttagtgaaattattttcttcggctgaGTGGATTCGTCTTCTTCGGCTTACTGGATTTTTTCTTCGTCGGATTTATCTTATAAGGTTATCATTGGTTTCCTCTAATATAATACTACCCGATGAgcttccgggtcaatggattcatcttctacggtattactggatttattttcttcggatcaatggattcatcctctatgatattaccggattcatcttcaatatatgcttcatatttaatggcgtaatcttcaatatggattcatctcaagtatttcatcttggattcatctaCATTGACTTTATCTCgcatggcgtaatcttcaatggcTTAATATTCAAATAGCTGTAGCTTCAATGGGGTCGACAATTTCATCAGATTCTCTAGTGGAAGTCAAAAAACAGGCTACATATTCATGGAACAAATACTCGGGGGCTCCACAACAACTTCACCCTTGAGCATAGTTACAACATAATATTTCAGGCGACCACTACATTGTGCTTGGGGGCTCGACTATTTCTTTATAAACAATTTGGCGGcatctacttttgttatttggtggtttctatttCTGCTCGATTTCTTATCTACACTtgaagacttcatcatgcatcgacttcgtcgtgtccaaaaagctaagtgttcttttattttgcacaaagttgattatcgtttactttcgtcgcacccgACAGTTGGGGGCTtcgcggcatatattcactttacatatcatcgaatctgagcatctgacaacgcatgcgaaaaagagagtcaagggaaagatagaaaaagtttgtttatttgtgcaggagaaagcaaaattcaaagtatataagagagaacccgacgaaattgtctacagggagaactcgacgaaattttcttcaaaagagaacccgatgaaattttactcaaggaggtgccgaagaattatcctcaaggagttgccgaagaattatcttcaaggaggtcccgaaaaattatcttcaaagaggtcctgaaaaattatcttcaaggaggtcccaaaaaaatatcttcaaggaggtcccgaagaattatcttcaaagaggacccgaagaattgtcctcaaggaggacccgaagaaattttcctgaaggaggaacccgaagaattttcctcaaggaggacccgaagaaattttcctgagggaggaactcgacgaaattatcatcaaggagaaacaaaaaaaaagagaggaGTAAAAAAAAAACAACAAAAGAGGATGGAAAAATCtttgggtccattgactcgttatttgttttgagcaagagcatcggcgatgtgcttgacgacaatatagaagaaccaatatattcggctgtctcatcaagcccgagagaaaaatacagaagaacccgcaaaatgggtcattgcatcagccgaacaaggcactcgacaatatattctcagaacgccaaagttgcgatcaatttctgaatgccgcaaatttgcgaaggtaagaccccagatccgttctgctgggcgtggcatcgccgaagatcgCGTCACATtttttttttccgtatcaacagatacgaagaaaaatcctaacggacgcgttaggtacccgataaatatgactgggactcgacagaatggtaagaccttaagcggcacctgtcgaagtttacaccagtatcccgagatcatgtccagggacgtgatcttgaagtaggttcttgcggattgccactagagcagttaactagtacctgatccgtcagatgaactagccccaattaccattatccctgtacaatatagatatggatgtcaaataaaaatagcaacggcctggagtcgataaaaagaggggctgcgccaagttgtttatcgagtagtacaactcgaacctatgcctaggtgcaagcacctgctcataggctcgggggctactcttatcgagagtattgttcaccctcccgataagaaagaagaaacattgtggagtcaattacaagcaagttgagcctacacccaagtgcaaacacttggctgtagcctcgggggctactcccatcgggagcgctggtcgcgcacccgatagaaaaataacttcgacagcatctacgacaatcaagctttgtagactcaactcgattctacgactcgagtggagcctactcccatcgggagcacatggatttcatcaaatcctccagaaatatagttaagttctttatcg
Coding sequences within it:
- the LOC139838208 gene encoding uncharacterized protein, with amino-acid sequence MAFDHGKDACDALKAKFGVSDADTELYVMEQYYDYKMTDERSVVEQAHEIQSLAKELEQFKCTLLDKFVAAGIISKLSPSWMNFATSLKHKRQEFSVSDLIGSLHMEEKARAKDTRARSFEGGSSANVVQKKNFQSHKSKNKNNRKGKFDEKNKASNSTNFKRKTPYKKKGNYHVCGAPGHWAPDCPERHDRCGNSGKSANVVIGIDTEMKDIGSQGLHPC